In the Streptomyces sp. f51 genome, one interval contains:
- a CDS encoding diacylglycerol kinase family protein, giving the protein MGAQTGPSARERWAARAALLSAALAVALPLISGGVRGLLLLLAALAAMAVAAAALWWTLSRRGPVRWIAGILAVVLPLAAVVVLALTLLWTLLLSPVLWIVAVWCGRYALRGARGRVRPMKEHRTPPPRRPFVLMNPRSGGGKVERFGLVEKAERLGARVVLLDPERHQDVTELARRAVADGADLLGVAGGDGTQALVAAVAAEHGLPFLVVSAGTRNHFALDLGLDRDDPATCLDALRDGVELRVDLGFAGEHPFVNNASFGAYAAVVQDPAYRDDKIGTIMELLPDLLTRQRGPELTAHAAGTTLEAPQAVLVSNNPYRTDDPAGLGRRERLDSGLLGVLGVKVDSAVEAAALLLAPAPHGLSVLTAREVVVTADGGELEAGIDGEAMVLPTPVICRLAPGVLRVRVPRKRPGVPAAHPTLDWRRLLAMALLVGRTAGVHRPGHGPGRADRV; this is encoded by the coding sequence ATGGGCGCGCAGACGGGGCCGTCGGCCCGCGAACGGTGGGCGGCGAGAGCCGCGCTGCTCTCGGCCGCGCTCGCGGTGGCGCTGCCGCTCATCTCCGGCGGCGTACGCGGCCTGCTGCTCCTGCTCGCCGCCCTCGCCGCCATGGCCGTCGCGGCGGCGGCCCTGTGGTGGACGCTGTCCCGGCGGGGCCCGGTGCGCTGGATCGCCGGGATCCTCGCGGTCGTCCTCCCGCTCGCCGCCGTCGTGGTCCTCGCGCTCACGCTGCTGTGGACCCTGCTGCTGTCCCCGGTGCTGTGGATCGTCGCCGTGTGGTGCGGCCGTTACGCGCTGCGCGGCGCCCGCGGCCGGGTCCGCCCGATGAAGGAGCACCGCACCCCGCCGCCCCGGCGGCCGTTCGTCCTCATGAACCCCCGGTCCGGCGGCGGCAAGGTGGAACGGTTCGGCCTGGTGGAGAAGGCCGAACGCCTCGGCGCCCGTGTCGTTCTCCTCGATCCGGAGCGGCACCAGGACGTCACCGAGCTGGCCCGGCGCGCGGTCGCGGACGGAGCGGATCTGCTGGGGGTCGCGGGCGGCGACGGGACGCAGGCGCTCGTCGCCGCCGTGGCCGCCGAGCACGGGCTGCCCTTCCTCGTCGTGTCGGCGGGCACCCGCAACCACTTCGCCCTGGACCTCGGCCTCGACCGGGACGACCCCGCCACCTGCCTCGACGCGCTGCGGGACGGGGTCGAGCTGCGGGTGGACCTCGGCTTCGCCGGGGAGCACCCCTTCGTCAACAACGCCTCGTTCGGCGCGTACGCGGCGGTCGTCCAGGATCCCGCCTACCGGGACGACAAGATCGGCACGATCATGGAGCTCCTGCCGGATCTGCTCACGCGCCAGCGCGGACCCGAGCTGACCGCCCACGCCGCCGGTACGACGCTCGAAGCGCCGCAGGCGGTGCTGGTGAGCAACAACCCCTACCGCACCGACGACCCCGCGGGTCTCGGCCGGCGCGAGCGGCTGGACTCGGGACTGCTCGGCGTCCTCGGCGTCAAGGTGGACAGCGCGGTCGAGGCCGCCGCCCTGCTGCTCGCCCCGGCCCCGCACGGTCTGTCGGTCCTGACCGCGCGCGAGGTGGTCGTGACGGCCGACGGCGGCGAACTGGAGGCGGGCATCGACGGCGAGGCCATGGTCCTGCCCACGCCGGTGATCTGCCGGCTCGCACCGGGCGTGCTGCGGGTCCGGGTGCCGAGGAAGCGGCCGGGCGTCCCGGCGGCCCATCCCACCCTGGACTGGCGCCGGCTGCTGGCCATGGCCCTGCTGGTGGGCCGCACGGCGGGCGTCCACCGCCCGGGCCACGGACCGGGGCGGGCGGACCGGGTCTGA
- a CDS encoding helix-turn-helix domain-containing protein, which translates to MTWLDTSTENCTVQRALDLIGEKWSMLVLRDAMNGVRRFDDFRRHVGLSESVLADRLRKLVAAGILDTVPYSEPGSRTRNEYRLTRKGWDLWPVMIALKQWGDRYTADPDGPPLEVVHADCGEQVRAAVVCGGGHGALIPPEARTRPGPSARRADPGAGR; encoded by the coding sequence ATGACGTGGCTCGACACCAGTACCGAGAACTGCACGGTGCAGCGCGCGCTCGACCTGATCGGCGAGAAGTGGTCGATGCTGGTCCTGCGGGACGCGATGAACGGCGTACGGCGCTTCGACGACTTCCGGCGGCACGTCGGGCTCTCCGAGAGCGTGCTGGCGGACCGGCTGCGCAAGCTGGTCGCGGCCGGGATCCTGGACACCGTTCCGTACAGCGAGCCCGGCAGCCGCACCCGGAACGAGTACCGGCTCACCCGCAAGGGCTGGGACCTGTGGCCCGTCATGATCGCCCTCAAGCAGTGGGGCGACCGCTACACCGCGGATCCGGACGGGCCGCCGCTGGAGGTCGTGCACGCGGACTGCGGCGAGCAGGTGCGCGCGGCCGTGGTGTGCGGGGGCGGGCACGGCGCTCTGATCCCGCCGGAGGCACGCACCCGCCCCGGCCCGTCGGCACGGCGGGCGGATCCCGGCGCCGGACGGTGA
- a CDS encoding PaaI family thioesterase, which produces MGRSRTYDWEDPAVSAAAVARFSGLEFLREMQAGRLPAPPISATLGMSLDEVEHGRVVFTLVVGEEHYNPIGSVHGGVYATLLDSAAGCAVQSVLPRGTGYTSLDLNVKFLRPVTVDTGTVRAVGTVLNSGRRTALAQAELFDAAGRLLAHTTSSCLLFPV; this is translated from the coding sequence ATGGGCAGGTCTCGTACGTACGACTGGGAGGACCCGGCCGTCTCCGCGGCCGCCGTCGCCCGGTTCAGCGGACTCGAATTCCTCCGCGAGATGCAGGCCGGGCGGCTCCCCGCGCCGCCGATCTCCGCGACCCTCGGCATGTCCCTCGACGAGGTCGAGCACGGCCGGGTCGTCTTCACGCTGGTCGTGGGGGAGGAGCACTACAACCCCATCGGAAGCGTCCACGGAGGCGTGTACGCCACCCTGCTGGACTCCGCGGCGGGCTGCGCCGTGCAGTCCGTGCTGCCCCGGGGGACCGGGTACACCTCGCTCGACCTGAACGTGAAGTTCCTGCGGCCCGTCACCGTGGACACCGGGACGGTCCGCGCGGTCGGCACCGTCCTCAACAGCGGCCGCCGTACGGCCCTCGCGCAGGCGGAGCTGTTCGACGCGGCCGGCCGGCTGCTCGCCCACACCACCAGCAGCTGCCTGCTGTTCCCCGTCTGA
- a CDS encoding DUF1345 domain-containing protein: protein MRSSLPRSLSLDAVPRLAVAVAFGAVVGVAVGLANDVFLGLLSGIAATELFFVLAGWAVLWPMTATATRDNARREDFRPLTDELVVVAVALCGLFAIVLLLLRGGRSDHGHAAAVTALCGVFLAWAALHLMYATRYAYVYYDANGGIDFNTDDPPAYRDFFYFSYNLGMTYQVSDTGVSSAKIRSIVLRHCLLSYVFGTSILATAINVVVGLVSR from the coding sequence ATGAGGAGCAGCCTGCCGAGGAGCCTGTCCCTGGACGCCGTGCCGCGCCTGGCCGTCGCGGTGGCCTTCGGCGCCGTCGTGGGCGTGGCCGTCGGACTCGCGAACGACGTCTTCCTCGGCCTGCTGTCCGGGATCGCCGCGACGGAACTGTTCTTCGTCCTCGCGGGCTGGGCGGTGCTGTGGCCGATGACGGCCACCGCCACCCGCGACAACGCGCGGCGCGAGGACTTCCGCCCCCTGACCGACGAACTCGTCGTGGTCGCGGTCGCCCTGTGCGGCCTGTTCGCCATCGTGCTGCTGCTCCTGCGCGGCGGCCGGTCCGACCACGGCCACGCGGCGGCCGTGACCGCCCTGTGCGGGGTGTTCCTGGCCTGGGCCGCCCTGCACCTGATGTACGCCACCCGCTACGCCTACGTGTACTACGACGCGAACGGCGGCATCGACTTCAACACGGACGACCCACCGGCGTACCGCGACTTCTTCTACTTCAGCTACAACCTCGGGATGACCTACCAGGTCTCCGACACCGGCGTCTCCAGCGCGAAGATCCGCTCGATCGTGCTCAGGCACTGCCTCCTGTCGTACGTGTTCGGCACCAGCATTCTGGCCACGGCCATCAATGTCGTCGTCGGACTCGTGAGCCGCTGA
- a CDS encoding Dyp-type peroxidase produces MAEPQAVISRPAGATVFLVVTVTPGHEDTVRGLLEDVSGLRRSVSFRAPGDELGCVVGIGSAAWDRLFSGPRPQELHPFVELTGRRHRAPSTPGDLLFHVRARRTDLCFELARLIMERLDGAVTVADEVHGFKYFDDRDLLGFVDGSENPEGPAADDAVFVGDEDPAFAGGSYVIVQKYLHDLRAWNALPSDEQERVIGRTKLANVELPDDVKPADSHVALNTVTDDNGDERKIVRENMPFGTLGEGEFGTFFIGYARTPEVTERMLRNMFLGAGPAPHDRILDFSTAITGCLFHVPPAGFLDDLPAAPGEREAREEPAPDDEPAPDPAATAGERPTANGSLGIGSLKGVRT; encoded by the coding sequence TTGGCCGAGCCACAGGCTGTGATCTCCCGACCGGCCGGGGCCACCGTGTTCCTCGTGGTCACCGTCACGCCCGGACACGAGGACACGGTCCGCGGGCTGCTGGAGGACGTCTCCGGACTGCGCCGGTCGGTCTCCTTCCGGGCACCCGGCGACGAACTCGGCTGCGTCGTCGGCATCGGGTCGGCGGCCTGGGACCGGCTGTTCAGCGGCCCCCGGCCCCAAGAGCTGCACCCGTTCGTGGAGTTGACCGGCCGACGGCACCGCGCCCCCTCCACCCCGGGAGACCTCCTCTTCCACGTCCGGGCCCGCCGGACCGACCTCTGCTTCGAACTCGCCCGGCTGATCATGGAACGGCTGGACGGCGCGGTCACCGTGGCCGACGAGGTCCACGGGTTCAAGTACTTCGACGACCGCGACCTGCTCGGCTTCGTCGACGGCAGCGAGAATCCCGAGGGCCCCGCGGCCGACGACGCCGTGTTCGTCGGCGACGAGGACCCCGCCTTCGCGGGCGGCAGTTACGTGATCGTCCAGAAGTACCTGCACGACCTGCGGGCCTGGAACGCGCTGCCCTCGGACGAGCAGGAGCGGGTCATCGGGCGCACCAAGCTCGCCAACGTCGAACTGCCCGACGACGTCAAACCCGCCGACTCCCATGTCGCGCTCAACACCGTCACCGACGACAACGGCGACGAACGCAAGATCGTGCGCGAGAACATGCCCTTCGGCACCCTGGGCGAGGGAGAGTTCGGCACCTTCTTCATCGGCTACGCCCGCACCCCCGAGGTGACCGAGCGGATGCTCCGCAACATGTTCCTCGGAGCCGGCCCGGCCCCCCACGACCGCATCCTCGACTTCTCGACCGCGATCACCGGCTGCCTCTTCCACGTGCCCCCCGCCGGCTTCCTCGACGACCTCCCCGCCGCCCCCGGCGAACGCGAGGCGCGCGAGGAGCCCGCTCCGGACGACGAACCCGCTCCGGACCCGGCCGCCACGGCCGGTGAGCGCCCGACGGCGAACGGCTCGCTGGGGATCGGCAGCCTCAAAGGAGTCCGCACATGA
- a CDS encoding family 1 encapsulin nanocompartment shell protein, producing the protein MTTAPDATPSGTAGTGNLHRELAPITPAAWNEIEDEARRTFRRNLAGRRVVDVSGPDGPVLAAVGTGHLSRIDGPSPGVAARLRQVQPLVELTVPFRVSRDAVDDVDRGAQDSDWQPVKDAARTMAFAEDQTVFNGYAAARVDGLRARTSNPVLRLPAEPRDFPDAVSHALSTLRLAGVQGPYALLLGAEAYTAVSETSDHGYPVSAHLGRLLDGLLIWAPAVEGAFLLSTRGGDYELRLGEDLAIGYTAHDADGIDLYFRQTLTFLVHTDEAVVALDPWTETSGGTGRDAGRQTV; encoded by the coding sequence ATGACGACCGCACCCGACGCCACCCCCTCAGGAACCGCCGGGACCGGCAACCTGCACCGCGAACTCGCGCCCATCACGCCCGCCGCGTGGAACGAGATCGAGGACGAGGCGCGCCGCACGTTCCGGCGCAATCTCGCCGGCCGGCGCGTCGTGGACGTCTCGGGCCCCGACGGTCCCGTGCTCGCCGCCGTCGGGACCGGTCATCTGTCCCGCATCGACGGGCCGTCGCCCGGCGTCGCGGCCCGGCTGCGCCAGGTCCAGCCCCTGGTCGAACTGACGGTGCCGTTCCGGGTGAGCCGTGACGCCGTCGACGACGTGGACCGCGGCGCCCAGGACTCGGACTGGCAGCCGGTCAAGGACGCGGCCCGCACCATGGCGTTCGCCGAGGACCAGACCGTCTTCAACGGATACGCGGCGGCCCGGGTCGACGGCCTGCGCGCCCGCACCTCCAACCCCGTGCTGCGTCTCCCCGCCGAGCCGCGCGACTTCCCCGACGCCGTCAGCCACGCCCTGAGCACGCTCCGGCTGGCCGGTGTGCAGGGCCCGTACGCGCTGCTCCTGGGCGCGGAGGCGTACACGGCGGTCAGCGAGACCTCCGACCACGGCTATCCCGTCTCCGCCCACCTCGGCCGGCTGCTCGACGGCCTGCTGATCTGGGCGCCGGCCGTGGAGGGCGCCTTCCTCCTGTCCACGCGGGGCGGCGACTACGAACTGCGCCTCGGCGAGGATCTCGCCATCGGCTACACGGCCCATGACGCCGACGGCATCGACCTGTACTTCCGCCAGACCCTGACGTTCCTCGTCCACACGGACGAGGCCGTCGTGGCGCTCGACCCGTGGACGGAGACGAGCGGGGGCACGGGCAGGGACGCGGGCAGGCAGACGGTCTGA
- a CDS encoding ATP-dependent Clp protease ATP-binding subunit, which produces MSMSSYGFGSSDPFGELLNRFFGMSPASSPPAVQRVPIGRLLTESSQELLNLAAQRAQQDGTSDLDTEHLLWAATKVEPSRSLLARAELDPDALAAQLAEVLPRESSEPSSEPGLTPAAKRTLAAAYARSQAAGVSYIGPEHILAALLGDADTGAAQLLRADGQDAQKLAGLTERTARPEGRPAEPDKPATTLDEFGRDLTEEAKAGRLDPVVGRAEQIEQTIEILSRRSKNNPVLIGEPGVGKTAIVEGLAQRIVSGDVPDTLKGKRVVSLDLSGMVAGAQYRGQFEERLKKVIEDVQASDGEIVLFIDELHTVVGAGATGEGSMDAGNMLKPALARGELHVVGATTIDEYRKYVEKDAALERRFQPVMVPEPTVEETVQILEGLRDAYEAHHQVRFADGALAAAAELSDRYISDRFLPDKAIDVMDQAGARVRLRSASRSTEAAEREDRIAKLRRERDQAVAAEDFERAGQLKGHIAEAEGELAGIEERRAGVVSVTARDIADIVSRRTGIPVSQLTASEKEKLLKLEEEMHSRIVGQDEAVTAVSQAVRRNRAGMGDPNRPVGSFLFLGPTGVGKTELAKTLAEQLFGDENRMIRFDMSEFQEKHTVARLVGAPPGYVGYDEAGQLTEKVRRQPYSVVLFDEVEKAHPDVFNTLLQILDDGRLTDGQGRTVDFRHCVVIMTSNIGAHRILDHKGDVSDLKDALMDELRTRFLPEFLNRIDDIIIFHGLDEGDLAEIVEHLLGRSERRVHAQGMTLEVTDAAKKLLVAHGHQPEFGARPLRRTIQTELDNGIAELLLGGEAEPGDTIVADDRDGSVVCTVRTGAPGAGAPDDAQSE; this is translated from the coding sequence ATGTCGATGTCGTCGTACGGTTTCGGCTCGTCCGACCCCTTCGGTGAACTGCTGAACCGCTTCTTCGGGATGTCCCCCGCGTCCTCCCCGCCGGCGGTGCAGCGGGTACCCATCGGACGCCTGCTGACCGAGTCGTCGCAGGAACTCCTGAACCTGGCCGCGCAGCGGGCCCAGCAGGACGGAACGTCCGACCTCGACACGGAGCACCTGCTGTGGGCCGCCACGAAGGTGGAACCCTCGCGCTCGCTGCTGGCCCGCGCGGAACTGGACCCCGACGCCCTCGCCGCGCAGCTCGCCGAGGTCCTCCCCCGGGAGAGCAGCGAACCGTCCTCGGAGCCGGGCCTGACCCCGGCCGCCAAACGGACCCTCGCCGCCGCGTACGCCCGCTCGCAGGCGGCCGGTGTGTCCTACATCGGACCCGAGCACATCCTCGCCGCCCTGCTCGGCGACGCCGACACCGGAGCCGCCCAGCTGCTGCGCGCCGACGGACAGGACGCGCAGAAGCTGGCCGGTCTCACGGAGCGGACGGCACGACCCGAAGGCCGCCCCGCCGAGCCCGACAAGCCGGCCACGACCCTGGACGAGTTCGGCCGGGACCTGACGGAGGAGGCGAAGGCCGGCCGGCTCGACCCCGTCGTCGGACGCGCCGAGCAGATCGAGCAGACCATCGAGATCCTCTCGCGGCGCTCCAAGAACAACCCCGTGCTCATCGGGGAGCCGGGGGTCGGCAAGACCGCGATCGTCGAGGGCCTCGCGCAGCGCATCGTCTCCGGGGACGTCCCCGACACCCTCAAGGGCAAGCGGGTCGTCTCGCTCGACCTGTCCGGCATGGTGGCCGGAGCCCAGTACCGCGGACAGTTCGAGGAGCGGCTGAAGAAGGTCATCGAGGACGTCCAGGCGTCGGACGGGGAGATCGTCCTGTTCATCGACGAACTGCACACGGTCGTCGGCGCGGGCGCGACGGGCGAGGGCTCGATGGACGCGGGCAACATGCTCAAGCCCGCGCTGGCCCGCGGAGAACTGCACGTCGTGGGCGCGACCACCATCGACGAATACCGCAAGTACGTCGAGAAGGACGCCGCTCTCGAACGCCGCTTCCAGCCGGTGATGGTCCCGGAGCCGACGGTCGAGGAGACCGTACAGATCCTGGAGGGACTGCGGGACGCCTACGAGGCGCACCACCAGGTCCGCTTCGCCGACGGCGCCCTGGCCGCGGCGGCGGAACTGTCCGACCGCTACATCAGTGACCGGTTCCTGCCCGACAAGGCGATCGACGTGATGGACCAGGCGGGGGCCCGGGTGCGGCTGCGCAGCGCGAGCCGCTCGACCGAGGCCGCCGAACGCGAGGACCGCATCGCGAAGCTGCGCCGCGAACGCGACCAGGCCGTGGCCGCCGAGGACTTCGAACGGGCCGGACAGCTCAAGGGGCACATCGCCGAGGCCGAGGGCGAGCTCGCGGGCATCGAGGAGCGGCGCGCCGGCGTCGTCTCGGTGACCGCGCGTGACATCGCGGACATCGTCTCCCGGCGCACCGGCATCCCCGTGTCCCAACTCACCGCCAGCGAGAAGGAGAAGCTCCTCAAGCTGGAGGAGGAGATGCACTCCCGGATCGTCGGCCAGGACGAGGCGGTCACCGCCGTCTCGCAGGCCGTGCGCCGGAACAGGGCCGGCATGGGCGACCCGAACCGCCCCGTGGGTTCCTTCCTCTTCCTCGGCCCCACCGGCGTGGGCAAGACGGAGCTGGCCAAGACCCTCGCCGAGCAGTTGTTCGGCGACGAGAACCGCATGATCCGCTTCGACATGAGCGAGTTCCAGGAGAAGCACACGGTGGCCCGGCTCGTCGGCGCGCCTCCCGGATACGTCGGGTACGACGAGGCGGGGCAGCTGACCGAGAAGGTCCGCAGGCAGCCGTACAGCGTCGTGCTCTTCGACGAGGTGGAGAAGGCGCACCCCGATGTCTTCAACACGCTGCTCCAGATCCTCGACGACGGCCGTCTGACGGACGGTCAGGGCCGCACCGTCGACTTCCGGCACTGCGTCGTGATCATGACCTCCAACATCGGCGCGCACCGGATCCTGGACCACAAGGGCGATGTGTCCGATCTCAAGGACGCCTTGATGGACGAGCTGCGGACCCGGTTCCTGCCCGAGTTCCTGAACCGCATCGACGACATCATCATCTTCCACGGTCTGGACGAGGGCGATCTCGCCGAGATCGTCGAGCACCTCCTGGGCCGGAGCGAGCGCCGGGTGCACGCGCAGGGCATGACGCTGGAGGTGACCGACGCGGCCAAGAAGCTGCTGGTCGCCCATGGTCATCAACCGGAGTTCGGTGCCCGCCCGTTGAGGCGCACGATCCAGACGGAACTGGACAACGGCATCGCGGAGCTCCTGCTCGGCGGCGAGGCCGAACCCGGCGACACGATCGTCGCCGACGACCGGGACGGCTCCGTGGTGTGCACGGTGCGCACGGGGGCCCCGGGTGCGGGTGCCCCGGACGACGCACAAAGCGAGTAG
- a CDS encoding GreA/GreB family elongation factor yields MSSEPAPISEAARQALEQELADLRTERGTVAATLRDSDAEVGDQADAADELQRADDLRRLDDRITRITTRLSQADLAGPPPTDMVGVGSTVTVRFSDGTTDTVQIGEGAAVLDRTLVTADSPLGRALLGHRAGDTVDFEAPDGPRSAVVVSLDG; encoded by the coding sequence ATGTCCAGCGAACCGGCACCGATCAGCGAGGCCGCCCGCCAGGCACTCGAGCAGGAACTCGCCGACCTGCGCACCGAACGCGGAACGGTCGCGGCGACGCTGCGGGACTCCGACGCGGAAGTGGGCGACCAGGCCGACGCCGCGGACGAGTTGCAGCGCGCGGACGATCTGCGGCGCCTGGACGACCGGATCACTCGGATCACCACGCGGCTCTCCCAGGCCGACCTGGCGGGTCCGCCGCCCACCGACATGGTCGGCGTGGGCAGCACCGTCACCGTCCGGTTCTCGGACGGCACGACGGACACCGTGCAGATCGGCGAGGGCGCCGCCGTGCTGGACCGGACCCTCGTCACGGCCGACAGTCCGCTCGGCCGCGCCCTCCTCGGGCACCGCGCCGGGGACACCGTTGACTTCGAGGCGCCCGACGGCCCCCGGAGCGCGGTCGTGGTCTCCCTGGACGGCTAG
- a CDS encoding FdhF/YdeP family oxidoreductase: MNASQNGQDGQDGRTPHVGPDPRGEPEFHPYHHPAAGWGAAKSVGQFLVRERTLVDGPRAIMRMNHERTGFDCPGCAWPDDNKGLHLDICENGIKHVTWEMTGKRVGREFFAAHSVTELSGWSDYDLEDQGRLTEPMVYDPESDHYVPISWRDAFELAGRTLRELDDPGQASFYTSGRLGNEATFLYQLLARELGTNNLPDCSNMCHEASGRALQASLGTGKGTADLVDWETTDALFIMGVNAASNAPRMLTALAEAYHRGAQIVHINPLVEAAATRTIVPHDFTDMAVFKSTRTSTLNLQPRIGGDMALIRGMAKAILEQSETDPKALDQEFIDRHTAYFDKYRAVCEATSWDAIELQSGIARDGILKAARVYRDADRSIISWCLGVTQHEHGVDTVREIVNLLLLRGNLGREGAGPSPVRGHSNVQGNRTCGIDHRPSGEFLDRLGEVCGIDPPRENGKDTIATIRAMHGGDVKVFVGMGGNFALAAPDTPYTYAALRNCDLTVQVSTKLNRSHLVHGRRALILPCLGRTEKDHQRGGVQSTSVEDSMSMVHLSVGMKRPASKDLLSEPAIIAGIARAALPDSGTPWEWYIEDYDRIRDTMARVLDGFEDCNRRVRLPLGFRIKQPARELVFLTPSGLAEFSAAPLPDVVPAPGTLALGTMRSHDQWNTTIYSDNDRYRGIKNLRTLVFMNEDDMRERGISEFTPVHIVSTAKDGSHRELDGYLAIPYDIPRGCAAGYMPEMNVLCAIGDYSLQSDQPLMKHVNVTIEPSR; the protein is encoded by the coding sequence TTGAACGCATCCCAGAACGGACAGGACGGACAGGACGGCCGGACGCCCCACGTAGGGCCCGACCCACGGGGCGAACCCGAATTCCATCCGTACCACCACCCGGCCGCCGGCTGGGGTGCGGCCAAGAGCGTGGGCCAGTTCCTGGTGCGCGAACGCACCCTCGTGGACGGCCCCCGCGCGATCATGCGCATGAACCACGAGAGGACGGGCTTCGACTGCCCCGGATGCGCCTGGCCCGACGACAACAAGGGCCTGCACCTGGACATCTGCGAGAACGGCATCAAGCACGTCACCTGGGAGATGACCGGCAAGCGGGTCGGCCGCGAGTTCTTCGCCGCGCACTCGGTGACCGAGCTGTCCGGCTGGAGCGACTACGACCTGGAGGACCAGGGCCGGCTGACCGAACCGATGGTCTACGACCCGGAGTCGGACCACTACGTGCCGATCAGCTGGCGCGACGCCTTCGAACTCGCCGGGCGCACCCTGCGCGAACTCGACGATCCCGGCCAGGCGTCCTTCTACACCTCGGGCCGTCTGGGCAACGAGGCCACGTTCCTCTACCAGTTGCTCGCCCGCGAACTGGGCACCAACAACCTGCCCGACTGCTCGAACATGTGCCACGAGGCCAGCGGCCGGGCCCTTCAGGCCTCGCTCGGCACCGGCAAGGGGACCGCCGACCTCGTGGACTGGGAGACCACCGACGCCCTGTTCATCATGGGCGTCAACGCGGCCTCCAACGCGCCCAGGATGCTCACCGCCCTGGCCGAGGCCTACCACCGCGGCGCCCAGATCGTGCACATCAACCCGCTGGTCGAGGCGGCCGCCACCCGGACCATCGTCCCGCACGACTTCACGGACATGGCCGTGTTCAAGTCCACCCGGACCAGCACCCTGAACCTCCAGCCGCGCATCGGCGGCGACATGGCGCTGATCCGGGGCATGGCCAAGGCGATCCTGGAGCAGTCCGAGACCGATCCCAAGGCCCTGGACCAGGAGTTCATCGACCGGCACACGGCGTACTTCGACAAGTACCGCGCGGTGTGCGAGGCCACCTCGTGGGACGCGATCGAGCTCCAGTCGGGGATCGCCAGGGACGGCATCCTCAAGGCGGCCCGCGTGTACCGCGACGCCGACCGCTCCATCATCAGCTGGTGCCTCGGTGTCACCCAGCACGAGCACGGCGTCGACACCGTGCGCGAGATCGTCAACCTCCTTCTGCTGCGCGGCAATCTGGGCCGCGAGGGTGCCGGTCCCTCGCCGGTGCGCGGCCACAGCAACGTCCAGGGGAACCGGACGTGCGGCATCGACCACCGGCCCAGCGGAGAGTTCCTCGACCGGCTCGGCGAGGTCTGCGGGATCGACCCGCCCCGCGAGAACGGCAAGGACACCATCGCCACCATCCGGGCCATGCACGGCGGCGACGTGAAGGTGTTCGTCGGCATGGGAGGCAACTTCGCCCTCGCCGCGCCCGACACCCCGTACACCTACGCGGCCCTGCGCAACTGCGACCTCACCGTCCAGGTGAGCACCAAGCTCAACCGCAGCCATCTCGTGCACGGCCGCCGGGCGCTCATCCTCCCGTGTCTGGGCCGGACCGAGAAGGACCACCAGCGCGGCGGCGTCCAGAGCACCTCGGTCGAGGACTCGATGAGCATGGTCCATCTGTCCGTCGGCATGAAGCGGCCCGCCTCGAAGGACCTGCTGTCCGAACCCGCGATCATCGCGGGCATCGCGCGCGCCGCGCTCCCGGACAGCGGCACCCCCTGGGAGTGGTACATCGAGGACTACGACCGCATCCGCGACACGATGGCCCGGGTCCTCGACGGGTTCGAGGACTGCAACCGGCGGGTGCGCCTGCCGCTCGGGTTCCGCATCAAACAGCCCGCCCGCGAACTGGTCTTCCTCACCCCCTCGGGCCTGGCCGAGTTCTCCGCCGCGCCCCTGCCCGACGTCGTGCCCGCCCCCGGCACCCTGGCGCTCGGCACCATGCGTTCGCACGACCAGTGGAACACCACGATCTACTCGGACAACGACCGCTACCGGGGCATCAAGAACCTGCGCACGCTGGTCTTCATGAACGAGGACGACATGCGCGAACGCGGCATCTCCGAGTTCACCCCGGTCCACATCGTCAGCACCGCCAAGGACGGCAGCCACCGTGAACTCGACGGCTATCTGGCCATCCCCTACGACATTCCCCGCGGCTGCGCGGCCGGCTACATGCCGGAGATGAACGTCCTCTGCGCGATCGGCGACTACAGCCTCCAGAGCGACCAGCCGTTGATGAAACACGTCAACGTCACCATCGAGCCGTCCCGTTGA